One Flagellimonas sp. CMM7 genomic region harbors:
- a CDS encoding amidohydrolase family protein: protein MRTSIITLTTLLCFFFSYAQDMGFEEYNPKSTLVVPENPVNKAKFTFIDVHSHQFGMATQDLSSLINDMDKMNMGVMVNLSGGSGEGLRAMLKNVNENYPNRFVVFANVDFNGVGNSNWGEQAAAQLELDVKSGAKGLKVYKSLGLRNKDTNGNRIAIDDPRLDPVWEKCGELGIPVLIHAADPKSFWDPMDRHNERWLELKTRPRRKRSATNPAPWQQIIDEQHRMFKKHPKTKFINAHMGWYANNLDRLGELMDEMPNMSVGIGAIIAELGRQPRRAKQFFIKYQDRILFGKDSWKPNEFPMYFRVLETADEYFPYYKKYHAFWAMYGLDLPNEVLEKVYYKNAMNLIPGLDASLFK, encoded by the coding sequence ATGAGAACCTCTATTATTACTTTAACCACTTTATTGTGCTTTTTCTTTTCATATGCTCAAGATATGGGTTTTGAGGAATACAACCCAAAATCGACCCTTGTAGTTCCTGAAAACCCTGTAAACAAAGCTAAGTTTACATTTATAGATGTTCACAGCCATCAATTTGGAATGGCGACCCAAGATTTATCTAGTTTGATTAACGATATGGATAAAATGAACATGGGGGTCATGGTGAATCTAAGTGGAGGCTCTGGAGAAGGACTTCGAGCAATGCTCAAAAATGTCAATGAAAATTATCCCAATCGGTTTGTGGTTTTTGCCAATGTTGATTTTAATGGGGTTGGGAATTCAAATTGGGGAGAGCAAGCCGCAGCACAATTGGAATTGGATGTGAAAAGTGGTGCCAAAGGGTTAAAGGTTTATAAGAGTTTAGGATTACGAAATAAGGATACTAACGGTAATAGAATAGCCATAGACGACCCAAGGTTAGATCCTGTATGGGAAAAATGCGGAGAACTGGGAATTCCGGTATTAATACATGCTGCAGACCCAAAATCATTCTGGGACCCTATGGATAGGCATAATGAAAGGTGGTTAGAACTAAAGACAAGACCAAGAAGAAAGCGATCTGCTACAAATCCTGCGCCATGGCAGCAAATTATTGATGAACAACATCGAATGTTTAAAAAACACCCTAAAACCAAATTCATAAATGCGCACATGGGATGGTATGCCAATAATTTGGATAGGTTAGGGGAGTTAATGGATGAAATGCCAAATATGTCTGTAGGTATTGGTGCTATCATTGCCGAATTGGGACGACAACCCAGAAGAGCAAAGCAATTCTTCATTAAATATCAAGATAGAATCTTATTTGGGAAGGACAGTTGGAAACCCAATGAGTTCCCAATGTACTTTAGAGTTTTGGAAACAGCAGATGAATATTTTCCGTACTACAAAAAGTATCATGCTTTTTGGGCTATGTACGGGTTAGATTTGCCAAATGAAGTCCTTGAAAAGGTGTACTACAAAAATGCCATGAATTTAATTCCAGGGCTAGATGCCTCATTGTTCAAATAA